In Marinobacter sp. LQ44, the following are encoded in one genomic region:
- a CDS encoding nitrate reductase subunit alpha yields MSHLIDKLNYFRKKREPFAGGHGETHEVSREWEDSYRQRWQHDKVVRSTHGVNCTGSCSWKIYVKNGLVTWETQQTDYPRTRPDLPNHEPRGCPRGASYSWYMYSANRLKYPLMRKSLMKLWRAARIQFNDPVQAWASIVEDPKKTAEYKPRRGMGGFIRSNWDEVNELIAASNVYTAKKFGPDRIIGFSPIPAMSMVSYAAGSRYLSMIGGVCMSFYDWYCDLPPASPQTWGEQTDVPESADWYNSGYIIAWGSNVPQTRTPDAHFFTEVRYKGTKTVAITPDYAEVSKLSDEWLNPKQGTDAALGMAMGHVILKEFHVDKPSEYFTDYVRRYTDMPYLVMLDEKDDGSYVPGRFLRASDLVDGLGEENNPEWKTIAIDESTGELTAPNGSIGYRWGEKGKWNLKQTAKGSDVNLQLSMVEKHDDVVDVAFPYFGGIEHDHFKHVEIKDILKHKLGTRKVQLADGTEGRVVTVYDLMVANYGISRGLGEDDGATSYDEVKPYTPAWQEKITGVPAEKVIRIAREFADNADKTKGRSMVIVGAGMNHWYHMDMNYRGLINMLIMCGCIGQSGGGWAHYVGQEKLRPQTGWQPLAFGLDWQRPPRHMNSTSFFYAHSGQWRYEKLGVDEILSPLADKSKFSGSLIDYNVRAERMGWLPSAPQLNRNPLGIAAEAEKAGMEVSDYVAKSMKDGSLAFASEDPEAPENCPRNLFIWRSNLLGSSGKGHEYMLKYLLGTKNGLQGKDLGVEGGAKPQEVKWRDEAPQGKLDLLVTLDFRMSTTCLYSDIVLPTATWYEKNDLNTSDMHPFIHPLTAATDPAWEARSDWEIYKGIAKSFSKAAEGHLGVEKDVVTLPLLHDAPAELGQPFDVKDWKKGECDLIPGKTAPNFITVERDYPNTYARFTSLGPLMDKLGNGGKGINWNTEKEVNFLKELNYTHLEGANAGRPKIESAIDAAEVILTLAPETNGQVAVKAWAALSEMTGLDHTHLAKNKEEEKIRFRDIVAQPRKIISSPTWSGLEDEHVSYNAGYTNVHELIPWRTLTGRQQFYQDHEWMRAFGESLLVYRPPINTKAVESMQDQRSNGNPEKALNWITPHQKWGIHSTYSDNLLMLTLSRGGPIVWMSEDDAKDIGVEDNDWIELFNSNGAIAARAVVSQRVMPGMVMMYHAQERNVNVPGSEITGTRGGIHNSVTRVCPKPTHMIGGYAQYSYGFNYYGTVGSNRDEFVVVRKMKNVDWLDGEGNDYAQEAVK; encoded by the coding sequence ATGAGTCATTTAATCGACAAACTGAATTACTTCAGGAAGAAGCGCGAGCCGTTCGCGGGCGGCCACGGCGAAACCCATGAAGTCAGTCGCGAGTGGGAAGACAGCTACCGCCAGCGCTGGCAGCACGACAAGGTTGTGCGTTCCACCCACGGCGTAAACTGCACCGGCTCCTGCAGCTGGAAGATCTACGTCAAGAACGGCCTGGTCACCTGGGAAACCCAGCAGACCGACTACCCCCGTACCCGCCCGGACCTGCCCAACCACGAGCCCCGCGGCTGCCCTCGAGGTGCCAGCTATTCCTGGTACATGTACAGCGCCAACCGCTTGAAGTACCCGCTGATGCGCAAGAGCTTGATGAAGCTCTGGCGTGCGGCCCGTATTCAGTTCAACGACCCGGTACAAGCCTGGGCGTCCATTGTTGAAGACCCCAAGAAAACCGCCGAGTACAAGCCCCGCCGTGGTATGGGTGGCTTCATTCGTTCCAACTGGGACGAAGTCAACGAGCTGATTGCTGCCTCCAACGTCTACACCGCCAAGAAGTTTGGTCCGGACCGCATCATCGGCTTCTCGCCGATCCCGGCCATGTCCATGGTGTCCTACGCCGCGGGCAGCCGCTACCTGTCAATGATCGGTGGCGTGTGCATGAGCTTCTACGACTGGTACTGCGACCTGCCGCCGGCCTCCCCGCAAACCTGGGGTGAGCAGACCGACGTACCGGAATCCGCTGACTGGTACAACTCCGGCTACATCATCGCCTGGGGTTCCAACGTGCCCCAGACCCGTACCCCGGACGCCCACTTCTTTACCGAAGTGCGCTACAAGGGTACCAAGACCGTTGCCATCACCCCGGATTACGCGGAAGTGTCGAAGCTGTCCGACGAGTGGCTGAACCCCAAGCAGGGCACCGACGCGGCCCTGGGCATGGCCATGGGCCACGTGATCCTGAAAGAGTTCCACGTCGACAAGCCCAGTGAATACTTCACCGATTACGTGCGCCGTTATACCGACATGCCGTACCTGGTCATGCTGGATGAAAAGGACGACGGCAGCTATGTGCCGGGCCGTTTCCTGCGGGCCAGTGATCTGGTGGACGGACTGGGTGAAGAAAACAACCCGGAATGGAAAACCATCGCCATTGACGAGAGCACTGGCGAGCTGACCGCACCGAACGGCTCCATCGGCTATCGCTGGGGCGAGAAGGGCAAGTGGAATCTGAAGCAGACCGCCAAGGGCTCCGATGTAAACCTTCAGCTGTCCATGGTCGAGAAACACGACGACGTTGTGGACGTTGCCTTCCCGTACTTCGGTGGTATTGAGCACGACCACTTCAAGCACGTGGAAATCAAGGACATCCTCAAGCACAAGCTGGGCACCCGTAAGGTCCAGCTGGCTGACGGCACCGAAGGCCGTGTGGTCACCGTTTACGACCTGATGGTGGCCAACTACGGCATCAGTCGTGGCCTGGGCGAGGACGACGGTGCCACTTCCTATGACGAAGTGAAGCCCTACACCCCGGCCTGGCAGGAAAAGATCACCGGCGTGCCCGCGGAGAAAGTGATCCGCATTGCCCGCGAGTTTGCGGATAACGCCGACAAGACCAAGGGCCGCTCCATGGTCATCGTGGGTGCCGGTATGAACCACTGGTACCACATGGACATGAACTACCGTGGCCTGATCAACATGCTGATCATGTGTGGCTGTATCGGCCAGAGCGGTGGTGGCTGGGCCCACTACGTTGGCCAGGAAAAACTGCGCCCACAGACCGGCTGGCAGCCGTTGGCGTTCGGCCTGGACTGGCAGCGCCCGCCACGCCACATGAACTCCACCTCGTTCTTCTACGCCCACTCCGGGCAGTGGCGCTACGAGAAGCTGGGTGTGGATGAAATCCTGTCGCCGCTGGCGGACAAGTCCAAATTCAGTGGCAGCCTGATCGACTACAACGTGCGCGCCGAGCGCATGGGCTGGTTGCCGTCTGCGCCGCAGCTCAACCGCAACCCGCTGGGAATTGCCGCAGAAGCCGAGAAGGCTGGCATGGAAGTTTCCGACTACGTGGCCAAGTCCATGAAGGATGGCTCCCTGGCGTTCGCCAGTGAAGATCCGGAAGCTCCGGAAAACTGCCCGCGCAACCTGTTCATCTGGCGTTCCAACCTGCTGGGCTCTTCCGGCAAGGGCCATGAGTACATGCTCAAGTACCTGCTGGGTACCAAGAACGGCCTGCAGGGCAAAGACCTGGGTGTGGAAGGCGGTGCCAAACCGCAAGAGGTCAAGTGGCGCGATGAGGCTCCGCAGGGCAAGCTCGACCTGCTGGTGACCCTGGACTTCCGTATGTCCACCACCTGTCTGTATTCAGACATCGTTCTGCCGACTGCCACCTGGTACGAAAAGAACGACCTGAACACTTCAGACATGCACCCGTTCATCCACCCGCTGACCGCCGCCACCGATCCGGCCTGGGAAGCGCGCAGTGACTGGGAAATCTACAAGGGCATAGCCAAATCCTTCTCCAAGGCGGCCGAGGGCCACCTGGGTGTCGAGAAAGACGTAGTCACCCTGCCGCTGCTGCACGATGCGCCGGCGGAACTGGGCCAGCCATTCGATGTGAAGGACTGGAAAAAAGGCGAATGCGACCTGATTCCCGGTAAAACCGCGCCCAACTTCATCACCGTTGAGCGGGATTACCCGAACACCTACGCCCGCTTTACCTCCCTGGGTCCGCTGATGGACAAGCTGGGTAACGGTGGCAAGGGCATCAACTGGAACACCGAGAAGGAAGTCAACTTCCTGAAGGAACTGAACTACACCCACCTGGAAGGCGCCAACGCGGGCCGTCCGAAGATTGAAAGTGCCATTGATGCAGCGGAAGTGATTCTGACCCTGGCGCCGGAAACCAACGGGCAGGTCGCGGTGAAGGCCTGGGCCGCGCTGTCTGAAATGACTGGCCTGGACCACACCCACCTGGCGAAAAACAAGGAAGAGGAAAAGATCCGCTTCCGGGACATCGTGGCCCAGCCGCGCAAGATCATCTCCAGCCCGACCTGGTCAGGCCTGGAGGACGAACATGTGTCCTACAACGCCGGCTACACCAACGTGCACGAACTGATCCCCTGGCGCACCCTGACCGGCCGCCAGCAGTTCTACCAGGATCATGAGTGGATGCGTGCCTTTGGCGAGAGCCTGCTGGTGTACCGCCCGCCGATCAACACCAAGGCGGTCGAGAGCATGCAGGACCAGCGCAGCAACGGTAACCCCGAGAAAGCGCTGAACTGGATCACGCCGCACCAGAAGTGGGGTATTCACAGTACCTACAGCGACAACCTGTTGATGCTGACCCTGTCTCGCGGTGGCCCCATCGTGTGGATGAGTGAAGACGACGCCAAAGACATCGGCGTTGAGGATAACGACTGGATCGAGCTGTTCAACAGTAACGGTGCCATTGCGGCCCGGGCGGTGGTCAGCCAGCGGGTAATGCCTGGCATGGTGATGATGTACCACGCCCAGGAACGCAACGTGAACGTACCGGGCTCTGAAATTACCGGTACCCGGGGCGGCATCCATAACTCGGTTACCCGAGTGTGCCCGAAACCGACCCATATGATCGGTGGCTATGCCCAGTATTCCTACGGCTTCAACTACTACGGCACCGTAGGTTCCAACCGGGACGAGTTCGTGGTGGTCCGCAAGATGAAGAACGTGGACTGGCTCGACGGTGAAGGCAATGACTATGCTCAGGAGGCAGTAAAATGA
- a CDS encoding MFS transporter, which translates to MQTRLEQDDDRLASLVVILPLAVTGFVVAAGCWTLFAVAGVHLRADLALSSLQFGILLAAPMAVSAVLAIPAGLAAQRYGARAVMLTCLVGLAMCMGLLLLVESFYGYLLVAGGLGLAGGFYSAGLQFVVSHCKPKRLGLVLGVFGAGVTGAGFSYYLVPLFHDAFSWQGVPLAYLIVLLLVIALLVMLTDPESRESGADRPWSVGQVVRILRRGRSLPLTAYFGVVAGSFFALALWLPDFLSAQFGLSLDAGARQAQWFVIPGALAQILGGGLADRFGSARVATRSLVLCLVALAVLSYPPMTLFVRGVDEIITVEFALPLMIEGSLIVVLGVAMGSAMGSLQRMVILANRAEAALFAGFLLVSACSVAFVLPVLFGAVNQWLGVRTAVFMILFLLLSSSLLMFARDTRREERRTLLHPGI; encoded by the coding sequence ATGCAAACCCGACTGGAGCAGGACGACGACAGGCTGGCGTCGCTGGTGGTGATTCTGCCGCTGGCAGTGACAGGCTTTGTTGTTGCGGCAGGATGCTGGACGCTGTTTGCCGTGGCGGGAGTGCACCTCAGGGCCGATCTTGCCTTGAGCAGTCTTCAGTTCGGCATATTGCTGGCCGCGCCCATGGCCGTCAGTGCTGTATTGGCAATTCCGGCCGGGTTGGCCGCCCAGCGTTATGGAGCCCGCGCCGTGATGCTAACGTGCCTGGTCGGGCTGGCAATGTGTATGGGGTTACTCCTGCTAGTCGAAAGTTTTTATGGTTACCTGCTGGTTGCCGGTGGGCTGGGGCTGGCCGGTGGATTCTACAGTGCCGGCCTGCAGTTTGTGGTTAGTCACTGCAAGCCGAAACGGTTGGGGCTGGTGCTTGGCGTTTTTGGTGCGGGAGTCACCGGGGCAGGCTTCAGTTATTACCTGGTACCGTTATTTCACGATGCGTTTTCCTGGCAGGGAGTGCCCTTGGCCTACCTGATCGTATTGCTGCTGGTGATTGCCTTGCTGGTGATGTTGACCGATCCGGAATCCAGGGAATCAGGGGCGGACAGGCCCTGGTCTGTCGGGCAGGTGGTTCGAATACTCAGACGTGGTCGCTCGCTCCCGCTCACTGCCTACTTTGGCGTGGTGGCCGGAAGCTTCTTTGCCCTGGCGCTCTGGTTGCCGGATTTCCTGTCGGCACAGTTTGGTTTGTCCCTGGACGCGGGCGCCCGCCAGGCTCAGTGGTTCGTTATTCCCGGTGCCCTTGCGCAGATTCTGGGTGGTGGCCTGGCTGACCGGTTTGGCAGTGCCAGGGTCGCCACGCGGTCACTGGTGTTGTGCCTGGTGGCGCTGGCTGTGTTGTCTTACCCGCCAATGACGTTATTTGTCAGGGGGGTAGATGAGATCATCACTGTGGAATTTGCCCTGCCTCTGATGATTGAAGGTAGTTTGATTGTGGTGCTGGGTGTCGCCATGGGGAGTGCCATGGGGAGCCTGCAACGAATGGTGATACTGGCCAATCGTGCCGAGGCCGCCTTGTTCGCAGGCTTTCTGCTGGTTTCTGCCTGTTCCGTTGCGTTTGTTCTACCGGTCCTGTTTGGCGCGGTTAACCAGTGGCTGGGTGTTCGAACAGCGGTGTTCATGATTCTCTTCCTGTTGCTCAGCAGCAGCCTTCTGATGTTCGCTCGCGACACCCGTCGTGAGGAGCGAAGAACCCTTCTCCACCCAGGGATATAG
- the narJ gene encoding nitrate reductase molybdenum cofactor assembly chaperone, translating to MQLLKVLARVLEYPTDELQQSKDALVAAVLEDSRLPRQNKEQLLTCIDRLCDGDLMDLQESYVGTFDRGRATSLLLFEHVHGESRDRGQAMVDLMEQYRANGLEIDARELPDYLPLFLEYLSTRPWDEIRNWLEDIHHILGLLGERLYQRESVYHVVMDSLLVLSGRKTNRQELARIVASEERDDTPEALDKVWEEEMVKFVDDQGSSCSTGGVVGQRRRELEQTQTIHLSDQLMTNATPRQAGRA from the coding sequence ATGCAACTTCTGAAAGTACTGGCGCGGGTACTCGAATACCCCACCGACGAACTGCAGCAGTCCAAAGACGCCCTGGTAGCCGCTGTCCTGGAGGACAGCCGGCTGCCCCGGCAGAACAAAGAACAGCTGCTGACCTGCATCGACCGCCTGTGCGACGGAGACCTGATGGACCTTCAGGAATCCTACGTAGGCACCTTCGACCGGGGCCGGGCCACCTCCCTACTACTGTTCGAACACGTTCATGGTGAATCCCGTGACCGCGGCCAGGCCATGGTAGACCTGATGGAGCAGTACCGGGCCAACGGCCTGGAGATTGATGCCCGGGAACTGCCGGACTACCTGCCGCTGTTCCTGGAATACCTGTCTACCCGGCCGTGGGACGAAATCAGGAACTGGCTGGAAGACATCCACCACATCCTCGGCCTGCTCGGTGAGCGGCTGTACCAGCGTGAAAGCGTCTACCACGTGGTGATGGATTCCCTGCTGGTGCTGTCCGGCCGCAAGACCAACCGCCAGGAGCTGGCCCGGATCGTCGCCTCGGAAGAGCGCGACGACACGCCAGAAGCCCTGGACAAGGTCTGGGAAGAAGAAATGGTGAAATTTGTGGATGACCAGGGCAGCTCCTGCAGCACCGGTGGCGTGGTTGGACAACGCCGCCGCGAGCTGGAACAGACCCAGACCATTCACCTGAGTGATCAGCTGATGACGAACGCCACACCCCGTCAGGCAGGGCGCGCTTAA
- the narH gene encoding nitrate reductase subunit beta, with translation MKIRSQVGMVLNLDKCIGCHTCSVTCKNVWTSREGMEYAWFNNVETKPGIGYPKEWENQDKWKGGWMRDSSGKIRPRIGGKFRVLANIFANPDLPEIDDYYEPFDYDYQHLHTAGDVKHQPVARPRSLISGERMKKIEWGPNWEEILGTEFAKRRKDKNFDQVQADIYGQFENTFMMYLPRLCEHCLNPACVASCPSGAIYKREEDGIVLIDQDKCRGWRMCVSGCPYKKIYFNWKTGKSEKCIFCYPRIEAGLPTVCSETCVGRIRYLGVLLYDADRIEEVASAPGEHELYEKQLEIFLDPFDPKVIEQAKKDGIPMNVIEAAQQSPVYKMAVDWKLALPLHPEYRTLPMVWYVPPLSPIQSAAEAGKVEFDGVLPKIESLRIPVKYLANLLTAGDEKPIVRALKRIMAMRLYKRAETVEGKEDLRALEECGLTKAQADEMYRYLAIANYEDRFVIPTSHRELAKEAFPDADAYGERGGCGFSFGDGCNGGDSDFSLFGGKKQTTSMVSKLATVKQVDPKQLQD, from the coding sequence ATGAAAATCCGTTCCCAAGTCGGCATGGTGCTGAACCTGGACAAGTGCATTGGTTGCCACACCTGTTCCGTCACCTGCAAAAACGTATGGACAAGCCGTGAAGGCATGGAATACGCCTGGTTCAACAACGTCGAAACCAAGCCCGGTATCGGCTACCCGAAAGAGTGGGAGAACCAGGACAAGTGGAAGGGCGGCTGGATGCGCGACAGCTCCGGCAAGATCCGCCCCCGCATCGGTGGCAAGTTCCGGGTACTGGCGAACATCTTCGCCAACCCGGACCTGCCGGAAATCGATGATTACTATGAGCCGTTCGACTACGACTACCAGCACCTGCACACCGCCGGTGATGTGAAGCACCAGCCGGTCGCCCGGCCCCGGTCGCTGATCTCCGGCGAGCGCATGAAGAAAATCGAATGGGGCCCCAACTGGGAAGAAATTCTGGGCACCGAGTTTGCCAAACGCCGCAAAGACAAGAACTTTGATCAGGTGCAGGCAGACATCTACGGCCAGTTCGAAAACACCTTCATGATGTACCTGCCTCGCCTGTGCGAGCACTGCCTGAACCCGGCCTGTGTGGCCAGCTGCCCGAGCGGTGCCATCTATAAGCGCGAAGAGGACGGCATTGTACTGATCGACCAGGACAAGTGTCGCGGCTGGCGGATGTGTGTCTCCGGCTGCCCGTACAAGAAGATCTACTTCAACTGGAAAACCGGCAAGTCCGAGAAGTGTATTTTCTGCTACCCGCGTATCGAAGCCGGTCTGCCGACCGTGTGCTCCGAGACCTGTGTCGGCCGTATCCGCTACCTCGGTGTGCTGCTGTACGACGCAGACCGCATTGAAGAAGTGGCCAGCGCCCCGGGCGAGCACGAGCTGTATGAAAAGCAGCTGGAAATCTTCCTGGACCCGTTCGACCCGAAAGTGATCGAGCAGGCGAAGAAAGACGGCATCCCGATGAACGTCATCGAAGCCGCCCAGCAGAGCCCGGTCTACAAGATGGCCGTCGACTGGAAACTGGCCCTGCCGCTGCACCCGGAATACCGCACCCTGCCCATGGTGTGGTACGTGCCGCCCCTGAGCCCGATCCAGTCTGCGGCGGAAGCCGGCAAGGTGGAGTTCGACGGCGTGCTGCCGAAGATCGAAAGCCTGCGGATTCCAGTGAAATACCTGGCCAACCTGCTGACTGCCGGTGATGAGAAGCCGATCGTTCGTGCCCTCAAGCGAATCATGGCCATGCGTTTGTACAAGCGGGCCGAGACCGTGGAAGGCAAGGAAGACCTGCGTGCCCTCGAAGAGTGTGGCCTGACCAAGGCCCAGGCGGACGAAATGTACCGCTACCTGGCCATCGCCAACTACGAAGACCGCTTCGTGATTCCGACCAGCCATCGCGAACTGGCCAAGGAAGCCTTCCCGGATGCAGACGCATACGGCGAGCGCGGCGGTTGCGGCTTCAGCTTCGGCGACGGCTGCAACGGTGGTGACAGCGACTTCAGCCTGTTCGGCGGCAAGAAGCAGACCACCAGCATGGTCAGCAAGCTGGCGACCGTAAAGCAGGTCGACCCGAAACAGCTGCAGGATTGA
- a CDS encoding histidine kinase — translation MTSRSPLVNRLAVVIGAIVLTAIVSMSTTLAVSNSIEGNATAINLAGALRMGAFQLIARSATEDYENGRATSGARINDYERRLEDTAILRSVPGADDHPLARQYRQMLAAWQDELKPALEQHEVGTPITPAMVQAVEDYIQEVDRLVTMLEQRTEARVDLLHLIQIISMVFSVLIVIALFYDLKNRILRPLRKLVAIAGAVGEKDFSRKADLKGADELAQLGQAFDQMTSELALTYYELEAKARQKTEELEVSHQALQVMHSASRDLFAKHDLCNGAIPMLQELELLLGIGPIRLFLHDKESAEPVEAITTATDKRPFYCRDHHCNACLVTPEVYDEMPLENNDGRRLLLPIRTPGQLLGTLEVWYPAEKGLSATSRRLLETLTDQLATAIFLERQITEEQQLTLAEERTVIARELHDSLAQSLSYLKMQVTRLRRLNITGEQKPVHDDILDELSTGLNSAYRQLRELLATFRLKLDTPDLATALRKTIDEFSERLGHPVDFEYNLPPQTLSPNEEIHTLQIIREGLANAVKHADATVISVKVLFESPQVRASIRDNGKGLPGGDQPVNHYGLVIMQDRARTLGGKVKVDNRDEGGVEVTLTFVPKSRNLIPTESSPA, via the coding sequence ATGACATCCAGAAGTCCGCTAGTAAACCGACTCGCTGTGGTGATCGGCGCCATCGTGCTGACCGCTATCGTCAGCATGTCTACAACCCTGGCGGTTTCCAACAGCATTGAAGGCAATGCCACGGCCATCAACCTGGCCGGAGCGCTGCGAATGGGCGCCTTCCAGTTAATTGCCCGTTCTGCCACCGAAGATTACGAAAATGGACGGGCTACCTCAGGCGCACGCATCAATGATTATGAGCGCCGCCTTGAGGACACCGCCATCCTTCGCTCGGTTCCCGGCGCAGACGACCATCCTCTGGCACGACAATATCGTCAGATGCTGGCGGCATGGCAGGACGAACTCAAACCAGCCCTTGAACAACATGAAGTAGGCACACCCATCACCCCGGCTATGGTTCAGGCTGTGGAGGACTACATCCAGGAAGTTGACCGCCTGGTGACTATGCTGGAACAGCGCACAGAAGCACGTGTTGATCTGCTGCACCTGATTCAGATCATCAGCATGGTGTTCTCGGTGCTGATCGTGATCGCCCTGTTCTACGACCTGAAAAACCGGATCCTTCGCCCCCTGCGAAAACTCGTGGCCATCGCCGGCGCCGTTGGCGAGAAAGATTTCTCCCGGAAAGCCGACCTGAAAGGTGCAGACGAGTTGGCACAACTGGGCCAGGCCTTCGACCAGATGACCAGCGAACTGGCCCTGACCTACTACGAACTGGAAGCCAAGGCCCGGCAGAAAACTGAAGAGCTGGAAGTCAGCCACCAGGCCCTGCAGGTGATGCATTCGGCCAGCAGAGACCTGTTTGCCAAGCATGATCTGTGTAACGGTGCCATTCCCATGCTGCAGGAACTGGAACTACTGCTGGGCATTGGTCCAATCCGCCTGTTCCTGCACGACAAGGAGTCCGCAGAGCCTGTCGAGGCCATTACCACGGCCACGGACAAACGGCCGTTCTACTGTCGCGACCATCACTGCAATGCCTGCCTGGTGACCCCCGAGGTCTACGATGAGATGCCCCTGGAGAACAATGACGGCCGCCGTTTGTTGCTGCCCATCCGCACACCCGGCCAGTTACTCGGCACCCTGGAGGTGTGGTACCCGGCAGAAAAAGGCTTATCTGCCACCTCTCGCCGGCTGCTGGAGACCCTGACCGACCAGCTGGCAACGGCCATTTTCCTGGAACGGCAAATAACCGAGGAACAGCAACTGACCCTGGCCGAAGAACGCACCGTGATCGCCCGGGAGCTGCATGATTCACTGGCCCAGTCACTTTCTTACCTGAAAATGCAGGTAACGCGGCTGCGCCGGCTCAATATCACGGGCGAGCAGAAACCCGTTCACGATGACATTCTGGATGAGCTCAGTACCGGCCTGAACAGCGCTTACCGCCAACTGCGTGAGCTACTGGCCACGTTCCGCCTGAAACTGGACACACCAGACCTGGCGACGGCTTTGCGCAAGACCATCGATGAGTTTTCCGAAAGGCTGGGCCACCCGGTGGACTTTGAATACAACCTGCCCCCACAGACCCTGTCGCCAAACGAGGAAATCCATACCCTGCAGATTATCCGCGAGGGTCTGGCAAATGCCGTCAAGCATGCCGACGCTACGGTCATATCCGTTAAGGTGCTGTTCGAGTCTCCACAGGTTCGGGCCAGTATTCGCGACAACGGCAAGGGCCTGCCCGGCGGCGACCAGCCGGTTAACCACTACGGCCTGGTGATCATGCAGGACCGCGCGCGAACGCTCGGAGGCAAGGTAAAGGTTGATAACCGGGACGAAGGCGGAGTGGAAGTAACATTAACATTCGTCCCCAAAAGCCGTAACCTGATTCCTACCGAATCTTCACCGGCCTGA
- the narL gene encoding two-component system response regulator NarL, whose product MAETPASILLIDDHPLLRQGIKQLIGMEDDMEVIGEASNAADGIKLALETEPDLILMDLNMPEMDGIEALKHLRDQNISSRIVMFTVSDQEDDVVAALRAGADGYLLKDMEPEDMIAQLHQAAVGKMVISDRLTTLLAQALRSNKPQQSSRPDFDSLTPREKDILRLIAEGLSNKMIGRKLDISDGTVKVHVKHLLKKLNLRSRVEVAVWAVEEGLHKG is encoded by the coding sequence ATGGCTGAGACACCCGCAAGTATACTGCTGATTGACGACCACCCCCTGCTGCGACAGGGCATCAAGCAGTTGATCGGCATGGAAGACGACATGGAAGTGATCGGCGAGGCAAGCAACGCCGCCGACGGCATCAAGCTGGCCCTGGAAACCGAGCCGGATTTGATCCTGATGGACCTGAACATGCCGGAGATGGACGGCATTGAAGCTCTCAAACACCTGCGGGACCAGAACATCAGCTCGCGTATTGTCATGTTTACCGTGTCTGACCAGGAAGACGACGTGGTTGCCGCCCTGCGTGCCGGCGCCGATGGCTACCTGCTGAAAGACATGGAGCCAGAAGATATGATCGCCCAGTTACACCAGGCGGCTGTTGGCAAAATGGTCATCAGTGACCGGCTAACAACGTTGCTGGCCCAGGCCCTGCGTTCCAACAAACCGCAGCAGTCATCCCGGCCGGACTTCGACAGCCTGACGCCGCGGGAAAAAGACATTTTGCGCCTGATCGCCGAGGGCCTCTCCAACAAGATGATCGGCCGCAAGCTGGACATCAGCGACGGCACGGTAAAAGTGCACGTAAAACACCTGCTCAAGAAACTCAACCTGCGCTCGCGGGTTGAAGTGGCCGTTTGGGCGGTGGAAGAAGGTCTCCACAAGGGCTGA
- the narI gene encoding respiratory nitrate reductase subunit gamma — translation MSYLHTLVFGVYPYIALAVLFIGTWARYDHGQFTWKAHSSQMLRKKNMVLASVLFHVGILVIFFGHLVGLLAPKWAYEWLLTPGQKQIVAVVVGGIAGVMCLIGGAMLAWRRLTDPRVRASSTMADNLVICILVVQVTLGLLTIIPTMGHLDGSQMLKFSAWAQGVLTFQGGVAVYVADAHWIFKMHIFLGLTLFVLFPFTRLVHMLSVPVEYFGRKYQVVRKRA, via the coding sequence ATGTCCTATCTACACACACTGGTTTTCGGGGTATACCCGTACATCGCCCTGGCGGTCCTGTTCATCGGCACCTGGGCGCGCTATGACCACGGTCAGTTCACCTGGAAAGCCCATTCCAGCCAGATGCTGAGAAAGAAAAACATGGTACTGGCCAGCGTGCTGTTCCATGTGGGTATCCTGGTGATCTTCTTCGGCCACCTGGTTGGCCTGCTGGCTCCGAAATGGGCCTACGAATGGCTGCTGACCCCGGGCCAGAAACAAATCGTGGCAGTCGTGGTTGGCGGTATCGCCGGCGTCATGTGTCTGATTGGCGGCGCCATGCTCGCCTGGCGCCGACTGACTGATCCCAGAGTACGTGCCAGCAGCACTATGGCCGACAACCTGGTTATCTGCATCCTCGTGGTACAGGTTACTTTGGGCTTGCTGACCATTATCCCCACCATGGGTCACCTGGACGGCTCCCAGATGCTCAAGTTCTCCGCCTGGGCTCAGGGCGTTTTGACCTTCCAGGGCGGCGTGGCCGTGTATGTTGCTGACGCTCACTGGATTTTCAAGATGCACATCTTCCTGGGCCTGACCCTCTTCGTACTCTTCCCGTTCACCCGACTGGTACACATGCTCAGCGTGCCGGTGGAGTACTTCGGGCGGAAGTACCAGGTGGTTCGCAAACGCGCCTGA